In the Treponema sp. J25 genome, one interval contains:
- a CDS encoding ABC transporter permease subunit, protein MNTNKPLTLVQGQLSRSARIKNDVLRFLQYLWLVFVCLTVLIPILWMISASFTSGKLLSGVPLIPDIKKFSLEHYEYLFTYKSSSAAKYPDFIAAFLRSLSVAILNTISVVFFTTITGYVFSRFKFKGKKPILISFLLLQMFPSFMGMIALFMIFRTFGWLNKPLYLVFIYTAGSIPYNTFLIRGYMRSLPISIDEAALIDGASKTQVFFKIILPLSTPIIGFVAVNAFMAPWMDYMLPNQLLNMQNQTVAIFLYRLTDSFSTLYYNPLNFMAGALVLATPITIVQFYMQRFIVYGMASGAEKG, encoded by the coding sequence ATGAATACCAATAAACCCTTAACCCTGGTACAAGGACAGCTTTCTCGTTCGGCCAGGATAAAAAATGATGTTCTCCGTTTCTTGCAATACCTATGGCTGGTATTTGTGTGTCTTACGGTACTCATCCCTATCCTCTGGATGATAAGTGCTTCATTTACCTCTGGTAAGCTTCTTTCTGGGGTTCCCCTTATTCCTGACATAAAGAAATTTTCCCTGGAACATTACGAGTATCTGTTTACCTACAAAAGTTCCTCTGCAGCCAAGTATCCGGACTTTATCGCCGCCTTTCTTCGTTCCCTCTCCGTGGCAATTCTCAATACCATTTCGGTGGTATTCTTTACCACCATTACAGGGTACGTATTCAGCCGCTTTAAATTCAAAGGGAAGAAACCGATCCTCATTTCATTCCTCTTGCTCCAGATGTTTCCTTCGTTTATGGGAATGATAGCCCTATTCATGATTTTCCGAACCTTTGGTTGGCTTAACAAACCACTCTATCTCGTATTTATCTACACGGCAGGTTCGATTCCTTACAATACCTTCCTCATTCGTGGTTACATGCGATCCCTTCCGATTTCTATTGATGAGGCAGCTCTCATAGATGGAGCAAGCAAGACTCAGGTATTTTTTAAAATAATTCTGCCTCTTTCCACTCCTATCATTGGTTTTGTAGCGGTGAATGCTTTTATGGCTCCATGGATGGACTACATGTTACCGAACCAACTCCTTAACATGCAAAACCAAACGGTGGCAATTTTTCTCTATCGGCTGACCGACTCTTTCAGTACCCTCTACTATAATCCCCTTAATTTCATGGCGGGAGCTCTGGTACTGGCCACTCCCATTACAATCGTCCAATTCTACATGCAACGATTCATCGTATACGGTATGGCCAGTGGAGCAGAAAAGGGATAA
- a CDS encoding sugar ABC transporter permease: MNTEVPPISSVSHHSLSRRKALGVALASAFIPGLGQLINKQKLKALFWFLLAIIFFTIELSTSQWERYIRLIQGKVSKEEMLVAEYTATGGTAGNTGIEQAETLGDILGLDESSTSSQDELFSSSEESLFGNDETSSSSGDIFGSPDFSKDENDGQSQSESDIFTGTSEEEALKSSTYRYPNYQQARVRYPLRDFGGFFSRGMWGIWTLGRLVIGDSYAGGTIELYNKDIPWLTADNSIVLLGNGLLSLAVLLVFVILWILGMVDAYRTNLSFQASGVRESSLQFWKRIWDSLYVYLVSTPAFLMILVFTIIPIFFTFLLAFTNYTYRIKLGAKLIQWVGFDTFAFLATDPGWLSIFGQIFLWTLLWAIMSSFTVYGLGFFNAMVVESPLVKHKRLWRTIMILPWAIPSLVSLMMFRNAFDKDGLVNQFLFATGLMEPVTNFLYRIGLEGKPDQPIFWFQPIYNGRLAKFIVILVNLWLGAPYHMMMIIGTLSTIPRELYEAAAIDGASGWQRFKYITWPMVIAATMPALIMTFSFNFNNFGAIYFLTGGGPNWDPSQIPDSMRIVGSAMPGQTDILISWIYKLSFTKDFEQYNVAAIYTILIFLIVGGFSVYNLVRSRSFQEEAGE; the protein is encoded by the coding sequence ATGAATACTGAGGTACCGCCAATTTCCTCCGTTTCTCATCATTCTCTATCCAGAAGAAAAGCCCTGGGAGTTGCACTAGCTTCCGCTTTCATTCCTGGTTTAGGACAGCTTATCAATAAACAAAAACTAAAAGCCCTTTTTTGGTTTTTGCTTGCCATCATTTTCTTCACCATAGAGTTAAGTACCTCCCAATGGGAAAGATACATTCGGCTTATCCAGGGAAAAGTCTCAAAAGAAGAAATGTTGGTAGCTGAATACACCGCTACTGGGGGAACAGCAGGGAATACCGGGATAGAGCAAGCAGAAACTCTGGGAGATATTCTCGGTCTAGACGAAAGTAGTACTTCTTCACAAGATGAACTTTTCAGTTCTTCTGAAGAAAGCCTTTTCGGTAATGATGAAACAAGCTCCTCTTCAGGTGATATTTTTGGGAGCCCCGACTTTTCTAAAGATGAAAACGATGGCCAATCCCAAAGTGAATCTGATATATTTACTGGTACGAGCGAAGAAGAGGCTTTAAAAAGCTCAACCTATCGCTATCCTAACTATCAACAAGCACGGGTACGATATCCATTACGAGATTTTGGGGGCTTTTTTTCCCGTGGCATGTGGGGTATATGGACCTTGGGCCGACTTGTCATCGGAGATTCCTATGCGGGGGGAACCATCGAGCTCTACAATAAAGATATACCCTGGCTTACCGCAGACAATTCTATTGTTCTATTGGGAAACGGCCTTCTTTCCCTCGCGGTACTCTTGGTTTTCGTAATCCTCTGGATTCTGGGAATGGTGGATGCATATCGAACCAACCTTAGTTTCCAAGCAAGTGGAGTTCGAGAAAGTTCTCTTCAGTTCTGGAAACGAATCTGGGATAGCCTGTACGTATATCTTGTTTCAACTCCTGCTTTTCTTATGATCCTTGTTTTTACCATAATCCCTATTTTTTTCACATTCCTGTTAGCATTTACCAATTATACCTATCGAATTAAATTAGGTGCAAAACTTATTCAATGGGTTGGCTTTGATACATTTGCATTTTTAGCCACGGACCCTGGCTGGCTTAGTATCTTTGGGCAAATCTTCTTATGGACCCTTCTCTGGGCAATTATGTCCTCTTTTACCGTATATGGATTGGGCTTCTTTAATGCCATGGTCGTGGAATCACCGCTGGTAAAACACAAACGACTGTGGCGAACTATCATGATCCTTCCCTGGGCAATTCCTTCCCTGGTAAGCCTCATGATGTTCCGCAATGCCTTTGATAAAGATGGGCTTGTGAACCAATTTTTGTTTGCCACAGGGCTCATGGAACCGGTTACCAACTTCCTATACCGCATTGGACTTGAGGGAAAACCAGACCAGCCTATTTTCTGGTTTCAACCCATTTATAATGGGCGTTTAGCCAAATTTATAGTTATCCTCGTGAACCTCTGGCTTGGGGCCCCCTACCATATGATGATGATTATCGGAACCCTTTCCACCATCCCCCGAGAATTATATGAAGCTGCGGCGATAGATGGGGCGAGCGGCTGGCAACGTTTTAAGTACATCACCTGGCCAATGGTTATTGCGGCTACTATGCCGGCCCTTATCATGACATTCAGTTTCAATTTTAATAATTTTGGGGCAATTTACTTCCTTACTGGAGGAGGGCCGAACTGGGATCCATCCCAAATACCCGACAGTATGCGCATTGTAGGATCAGCCATGCCGGGACAGACAGACATTCTTATTAGCTGGATTTACAAGCTTTCGTTTACAAAAGATTTTGAACAGTACAATGTGGCGGCCATTTATACCATCTTAATCTTCCTCATTGTAGGGGGCTTTTCAGTATATAACCTGGTACGTTCCCGCTCATTCCAGGAGGAGGCAGGCGAATGA
- the pulA gene encoding type I pullulanase, translated as MQGSRCRLKDILWVDGRGKVREADEITLRPGEIEMSRTAGGKLRYALLFETGCVWISVEVPKLQRKSSPNGHSGGAGLMLPVVSEPWHSMGTHEGWFLYGREATTSPNIVLSGASEGIVPSPEAIAIVGNAPFTIDHVRICDIRRPFAPEGYGIYRIILLLPLGEREQEELKGPFQYYIAWGATLEEATTRALYTAKENRKEQHRQRIETLFKGFSWDMGDPLVNKAIGWAAFSGWSLVTRVQGKGIWAGLPWFRDNWGRDTFIALPGILLVSGQFHEAREIITTFAGWQDTNPGSPTYGRIPNRWRSPEDVIYNTVDGTLWFIREVWEYGQYTGDLAFLHSMAEVVFQALDADMDRCDTFHFLLHDHADTWMDARIRGKEPWSERGSRAVEVQALWYTALCCGAALAHLAGDFQRESRYQEFARTLKENFRRYFWYPEYGRLADRLLPQDSNEEPSETAADLRCRPNGLIALLATAILPQEDQLLPEEIMQQVLVDAVQNLLYPYGIASLSQEDPLFHPHHEWPGQYHKDAAYHNGTIWQWNAGAVIYALLRFGKGDIAWQLTKELARQIMQEGAAGTLGENLHAHPSADGRIIHSGTYSQAWSVSEYTRTIFQDWLGIRPRLLENKLIVAPQLPPGHNRVVGSQQAGPWHISVGLSKGQNCLHYTLKVEEKGNPSAGAVFDAPQRVTQGDPFSSQSPGPPLLEIQVLHEGIERIWQFHVEQGKSYEVTLNLDTMEFSYLSGEKKRPTCIRPVLKHRFFSDLPDLSFCVPRLPPWNLPFRCRNALEKAILGNTYNGGPIAILKEWYDSADFARQFHTDERLGARYRPEATEFKLWSPVAQEVQLCLYEQGTGGSPFAIVPMHISPRGVWSCQVAGDLHGTYYTYRLRIFSLFRETIDPYAITSGVNGQRGMVVDLSRLEPEGWNSFTTPTLAKANNAIIWEAHIRDLTCHPTWQGPEELRGTFLGAATKGTSYQDASGTGIPTGLDYLKALGITHVQLLPIFDFVSVDETRVREPEYRNRKEGGAFNWGYDPGNYGVPEGSYATNPFDGACRIRELRQLVLALGQAGMGVIMDVVYNHVPDFRRSALEACVPGYYFRGRRDSGAGDDTASERYMFRKYMKDTLIHWITTYKLCGFRFDLMGLHDVHTMREIEKALRHRKPDILLYGEGWDMCGLSRPVMASQRNIHLLKGIGMFNDAFRDGVKGSVFHASEGGWIHGESGWEEAVKFGLVGAVRHPQVHNKKVIGTARPGPWSEYTWKSINYLEVHDNLTLFDKLQLVEPGQSMDYYEGMQRFAMTLLFCSQGIVLMHGGMEFCRTKEVPAQWIQEGGIDKCVALTEQNGGEDFAPAGGGLPQNLSVRLFCHDSYKAGDLLNSLNWERALQHRETVAYVRGLIALRKKHPLLRLERGKEVRRALRFMSSPPGTLVWHLDGQRIRKKEAPLLIVANHNRTAVPVILPGGQWEILAESSEAFINWVALGEDSIAGVYVQEPYRKAHAPQRVEPLAVGDPPQVKASPLVSATLLAAPRSCLILRR; from the coding sequence GTGCAGGGCTCCCGGTGCAGACTTAAGGACATTCTCTGGGTCGATGGGCGGGGAAAGGTTCGCGAGGCCGATGAGATTACCCTTCGTCCCGGCGAGATTGAAATGTCCCGAACCGCCGGTGGGAAACTCCGGTATGCCCTGTTATTTGAAACCGGCTGCGTATGGATTTCCGTAGAAGTGCCGAAGCTCCAGAGAAAAAGCAGCCCCAACGGACACAGTGGAGGGGCGGGACTCATGCTTCCTGTAGTATCAGAGCCCTGGCATTCCATGGGAACCCATGAGGGGTGGTTCCTCTATGGCCGGGAGGCCACTACATCACCCAATATTGTCCTAAGCGGGGCCAGCGAAGGAATCGTCCCGAGTCCAGAAGCAATCGCTATCGTAGGAAACGCTCCCTTCACCATAGATCACGTAAGAATATGTGATATACGGCGCCCCTTCGCACCAGAAGGGTATGGAATATATCGCATTATTCTCCTACTTCCCCTGGGAGAGAGGGAACAGGAAGAACTAAAAGGGCCTTTTCAGTATTACATTGCCTGGGGCGCTACCCTGGAGGAAGCGACAACTCGAGCATTGTATACAGCCAAAGAAAACCGTAAGGAGCAGCACCGCCAGCGCATAGAAACCCTTTTTAAGGGGTTCTCCTGGGACATGGGGGATCCCCTGGTAAACAAAGCCATCGGGTGGGCCGCCTTTTCTGGATGGAGCCTGGTTACCCGGGTCCAGGGGAAAGGCATCTGGGCGGGGCTCCCCTGGTTTCGGGATAACTGGGGGCGGGACACCTTTATCGCCCTCCCGGGGATATTGCTCGTAAGCGGTCAATTTCACGAGGCCCGAGAAATTATCACCACCTTCGCGGGGTGGCAGGATACCAATCCTGGGAGTCCAACCTATGGTCGCATTCCTAACCGCTGGCGCAGTCCTGAGGATGTCATCTACAACACCGTCGATGGGACCCTCTGGTTTATTCGGGAAGTGTGGGAATACGGCCAATACACGGGAGACCTGGCGTTTCTTCATTCTATGGCAGAGGTCGTATTCCAGGCCCTTGATGCGGACATGGACCGTTGCGATACCTTTCATTTCTTGCTCCACGACCATGCGGACACCTGGATGGATGCCCGCATCCGGGGAAAGGAGCCCTGGTCAGAGCGGGGGAGCCGGGCGGTAGAAGTACAGGCCCTCTGGTACACGGCCCTCTGCTGTGGGGCTGCCCTCGCACACCTGGCGGGGGACTTTCAGCGGGAATCCCGGTATCAAGAATTTGCTCGAACCCTAAAAGAAAATTTCCGGCGATACTTCTGGTACCCCGAGTATGGCCGTCTGGCAGATCGTCTTTTACCCCAGGATAGCAACGAAGAACCCAGTGAAACAGCGGCAGACCTTCGCTGCCGTCCCAATGGGCTCATCGCCCTCCTGGCCACGGCCATTCTTCCCCAGGAAGATCAACTTTTACCTGAAGAAATCATGCAACAGGTCCTGGTTGATGCGGTACAGAATCTTCTGTATCCCTATGGAATAGCAAGCCTTTCCCAGGAGGATCCCCTCTTTCATCCCCATCATGAGTGGCCTGGCCAGTACCACAAGGATGCGGCATATCACAATGGCACCATCTGGCAGTGGAACGCCGGCGCCGTAATATACGCCCTTCTTCGTTTTGGAAAGGGTGATATAGCCTGGCAACTCACGAAGGAACTGGCCCGCCAGATCATGCAGGAGGGGGCGGCGGGGACCCTGGGAGAAAATCTCCATGCCCACCCTTCGGCGGATGGGAGGATTATCCACTCGGGCACTTACTCTCAGGCATGGAGTGTCTCCGAATATACCCGGACCATCTTTCAGGATTGGCTTGGTATACGCCCCCGCTTATTGGAAAACAAACTTATCGTCGCGCCCCAGCTCCCCCCAGGTCATAATCGGGTAGTCGGCAGCCAGCAGGCAGGTCCCTGGCACATTTCCGTGGGTCTTTCAAAAGGGCAAAACTGTCTTCACTATACCTTAAAGGTGGAGGAGAAAGGGAACCCTTCCGCGGGGGCCGTATTTGATGCTCCCCAAAGGGTGACCCAGGGAGATCCCTTTTCTTCTCAGTCTCCGGGGCCACCTCTCCTAGAGATCCAGGTCCTTCACGAAGGGATAGAGCGGATCTGGCAGTTCCATGTTGAGCAAGGTAAGTCCTACGAGGTAACGCTCAACCTGGATACCATGGAATTCTCGTATCTTTCTGGAGAGAAGAAACGGCCGACCTGCATCCGGCCGGTGCTGAAGCATCGATTTTTCTCAGATCTTCCGGACCTATCCTTCTGTGTCCCCCGCCTCCCCCCCTGGAATCTTCCGTTCCGCTGCAGGAATGCCCTAGAAAAGGCGATACTCGGTAACACCTACAATGGGGGACCCATAGCAATCCTAAAGGAATGGTACGATTCTGCCGATTTTGCCCGCCAGTTCCACACCGACGAAAGGCTCGGAGCTCGTTACCGTCCGGAGGCTACCGAATTCAAGCTCTGGTCCCCCGTAGCCCAGGAAGTACAGCTCTGTCTGTATGAACAGGGTACGGGGGGAAGTCCCTTTGCAATAGTTCCCATGCACATTAGCCCACGGGGCGTATGGTCCTGTCAGGTGGCAGGGGACCTTCACGGGACCTATTACACTTATCGCCTTCGCATTTTCTCCCTTTTCCGGGAAACCATCGACCCCTATGCAATTACATCGGGAGTAAACGGCCAGCGGGGCATGGTGGTCGACCTTTCCCGCCTTGAACCCGAAGGGTGGAATAGTTTTACCACACCCACCCTGGCAAAAGCAAACAACGCGATTATCTGGGAAGCCCATATCCGGGACCTTACCTGCCATCCTACCTGGCAGGGCCCTGAGGAACTGCGGGGCACCTTTCTCGGCGCAGCCACAAAGGGCACTAGCTACCAGGATGCGTCGGGGACAGGTATCCCGACGGGACTGGATTACCTCAAGGCTCTGGGGATTACCCATGTGCAGCTTTTACCCATCTTTGACTTTGTTTCGGTGGACGAAACTCGGGTCCGGGAACCGGAGTATCGCAACCGGAAAGAGGGAGGAGCTTTTAATTGGGGGTACGACCCGGGGAACTACGGTGTTCCAGAAGGATCCTATGCCACCAATCCCTTCGATGGAGCCTGCCGCATACGGGAGTTGCGACAGCTCGTTCTTGCCCTGGGACAGGCGGGCATGGGCGTTATCATGGACGTGGTGTATAACCATGTACCGGATTTTCGTCGTTCTGCCCTGGAAGCCTGCGTACCAGGCTATTACTTCAGGGGGCGGCGAGATTCAGGCGCCGGGGATGACACGGCCAGCGAACGGTACATGTTCCGCAAGTACATGAAGGATACCCTTATTCATTGGATTACCACCTACAAACTGTGCGGGTTTCGCTTCGATCTTATGGGACTCCATGATGTCCACACCATGCGGGAAATTGAAAAGGCCCTGCGTCACCGTAAGCCGGACATCCTTCTTTACGGTGAAGGCTGGGACATGTGCGGCCTTTCCCGGCCGGTCATGGCTTCTCAGCGCAATATCCATCTTCTTAAAGGTATCGGGATGTTCAATGATGCCTTTCGGGACGGTGTAAAGGGTTCTGTGTTTCACGCTTCAGAAGGGGGCTGGATCCATGGAGAATCGGGATGGGAAGAGGCGGTAAAGTTCGGCCTTGTGGGTGCCGTTCGCCATCCCCAGGTACACAATAAAAAGGTGATAGGAACGGCCCGGCCTGGACCCTGGTCAGAATATACCTGGAAAAGCATAAACTACCTTGAAGTCCACGACAACCTTACCCTCTTTGACAAACTCCAGCTGGTTGAGCCTGGCCAATCGATGGACTATTACGAAGGGATGCAGCGATTTGCGATGACGTTGCTCTTCTGTTCCCAGGGAATAGTGCTCATGCATGGGGGTATGGAGTTCTGCCGAACCAAGGAAGTTCCGGCCCAGTGGATTCAAGAAGGGGGGATTGATAAATGTGTGGCCCTTACCGAACAGAACGGCGGGGAAGATTTCGCCCCTGCAGGAGGAGGGCTCCCCCAAAACTTATCGGTTCGTCTTTTCTGCCATGATTCCTACAAAGCGGGGGACCTGTTGAATAGTTTGAACTGGGAACGGGCGCTCCAGCACCGGGAAACCGTGGCGTATGTGCGGGGCCTCATAGCCCTGCGAAAAAAGCATCCGCTCCTTCGCCTGGAAAGGGGCAAAGAAGTGCGGCGGGCCTTGCGGTTTATGTCCAGTCCTCCAGGGACTCTGGTGTGGCACCTTGATGGTCAGAGGATACGAAAAAAGGAAGCCCCCTTGCTCATAGTCGCCAACCACAACCGTACGGCAGTCCCGGTTATCCTTCCCGGGGGACAGTGGGAAATCCTTGCCGAAAGCAGCGAGGCCTTTATCAATTGGGTAGCCCTGGGGGAGGATTCTATCGCTGGTGTATATGTGCAGGAACCATACCGCAAGGCCCATGCCCCCCAAAGGGTGGAGCCCCTTGCTGTGGGGGACCCCCCACAGGTAAAAGCATCTCCCCTTGTATCGGCGACCCTTTTGGCGGCACCCCGGAGTTGTCTCATTCTCCGAAGGTGA
- a CDS encoding extracellular solute-binding protein codes for MKKTWVIIPCFLLIVGNLMAQSKAVWRGNQYQIEKGAKIRLGVDNDKLGEALVNLWNTVHPEAKGVVEYMNFGAAGGADQITALQGEAPDVALVIDGEVGRNFQSLLQLDKVITDGAAKFAQEPFYSGANAGAVIKYVPIAYDGMAFAWNKTMMEALKLDTSDKNKDGLPDAFDTWEEIFDLAKKWQTSRPTYKGKPVTIVYPMCLDEVWSGYSNLTAGKFRIFPDKKAENPSFETPEFLAGLEFIKAAADAMISVEANGVKTPGASMVWRWDDALNNETAPFFLVGTWMDVNGAETKGGYDIKFGPMPTWKGNRLSPFVKTKGFVINGFTKYPSAAHELYRLLYTKEGLQTLVNNSAYIPALKKGAPNTPNYRNDPNKAEMSVAFAFNYPEPTLTLPKNPAKKAMDGYYGIGLNLELRAVWDGEKTPAQAQATIVDLYKKWYAENNK; via the coding sequence ATGAAAAAGACGTGGGTAATCATCCCTTGTTTTCTACTTATCGTGGGGAACCTGATGGCCCAATCAAAGGCGGTCTGGCGAGGTAACCAGTATCAGATTGAAAAGGGGGCTAAAATCCGTTTGGGCGTAGACAACGATAAACTGGGAGAAGCCCTGGTAAATCTTTGGAATACGGTACATCCCGAAGCCAAAGGGGTGGTAGAGTACATGAATTTTGGGGCCGCCGGTGGGGCTGACCAAATTACGGCCCTGCAGGGAGAAGCCCCCGATGTAGCCCTCGTTATCGATGGGGAAGTGGGAAGAAACTTCCAGTCCCTGCTGCAACTTGATAAGGTAATTACCGATGGAGCGGCCAAATTTGCTCAGGAGCCATTTTATTCTGGAGCCAACGCGGGGGCGGTAATTAAATACGTTCCCATTGCCTACGATGGTATGGCCTTTGCCTGGAATAAAACGATGATGGAGGCCCTTAAACTGGATACCAGCGATAAAAATAAAGATGGGCTTCCCGATGCCTTTGACACGTGGGAAGAGATTTTCGATTTAGCGAAGAAATGGCAAACAAGTCGGCCTACTTATAAAGGGAAACCTGTTACTATCGTCTATCCCATGTGCCTGGACGAAGTGTGGTCGGGCTATTCTAATCTTACGGCGGGGAAATTCAGAATTTTCCCTGACAAAAAAGCTGAGAACCCCAGTTTTGAAACCCCTGAATTTCTTGCGGGACTTGAATTCATTAAAGCAGCGGCAGATGCCATGATCAGTGTAGAAGCAAACGGCGTAAAAACACCGGGGGCATCCATGGTATGGCGCTGGGACGATGCCCTGAATAATGAAACTGCTCCCTTCTTCCTTGTAGGAACCTGGATGGATGTCAATGGCGCCGAAACAAAGGGCGGTTATGATATTAAATTTGGGCCCATGCCTACCTGGAAGGGAAATCGCTTGAGTCCCTTTGTAAAAACGAAAGGTTTTGTTATTAATGGCTTTACCAAATACCCTTCTGCAGCCCATGAATTGTACAGACTTCTCTATACAAAAGAAGGACTTCAGACCCTGGTAAATAACTCGGCGTATATTCCCGCTCTTAAGAAGGGAGCACCGAACACCCCCAATTACCGGAACGACCCGAACAAGGCAGAGATGTCTGTAGCCTTTGCGTTTAACTATCCCGAACCAACCTTAACATTGCCCAAGAATCCCGCTAAAAAAGCTATGGATGGGTACTACGGTATAGGTCTTAACCTGGAATTACGGGCTGTGTGGGACGGCGAAAAAACCCCGGCCCAGGCACAGGCAACCATTGTGGATCTTTATAAGAAATGGTATGCGGAAAATAATAAGTAG
- a CDS encoding alpha-amylase family glycosyl hydrolase: MRRLWQVLFVLLGMGVSLWAQDIPWWQAAPGPAYQVLVYSFADSDGDGYGDLPGLIQKLDYLNDGNPATADDLGISALWLSPIHPASSYHGYDVKDYYSIDPRLGTMADFERLVTEAHKRGIKIILDMVFNHTSREHPWFLDALRSAASPYVNYYKTRDVRLTYGSGGMGRFYTYTRPDGSRFEYFAAFWEGMPDLNLDNTDVVNELKRVLQFWLQKGVDGFRFDAAKHAFDPNEFPPGTQTLALNKTFWNDLRRFSRRIKPDVYFIGEILSTSLTEVSSYASVFDGLFDFPTANLILNSVRGTGLSTFLQTCTTTYRQYQRFSGFVPSPLLSNHDLDRPMSSLLQSLGVDAVKGYAIAPEDPEPIRSSKALALKRAKLAASLYLTLPGLPYIYYGEELGMTGRRYKNDDVARRDAFLWNEGDTQSTVTWTKTSGKIEPGQNALTPSVQAQLKDPQSLLRHYLRLSQLRQVSAAIRQGTLAAVPWAGFDGAYLLAWLRETDAQRVLVLHNLDTIQCTVKVPQGVQLALLWTSSQGVVPNKGRPVLTAGETLSLDPAESAVYEVMK; this comes from the coding sequence ATGCGTCGTCTGTGGCAGGTATTATTTGTTCTGTTGGGGATGGGGGTTTCCCTCTGGGCTCAGGATATCCCCTGGTGGCAGGCTGCTCCAGGACCGGCGTATCAGGTGTTAGTCTACTCTTTTGCTGATTCCGACGGGGACGGTTATGGAGACCTGCCGGGGCTCATACAAAAACTGGACTACCTGAACGATGGGAATCCTGCCACCGCCGATGACCTGGGTATCAGTGCCCTCTGGCTCTCACCGATTCATCCTGCCTCGAGTTATCATGGCTACGATGTTAAGGATTATTACAGCATCGATCCCCGGCTGGGAACCATGGCTGATTTTGAGCGGCTCGTGACAGAGGCCCATAAACGGGGCATAAAAATCATCCTGGATATGGTATTTAACCATACCTCCCGGGAACATCCCTGGTTTTTGGATGCCCTGCGGTCCGCTGCAAGTCCCTACGTCAATTATTATAAGACCCGGGATGTCCGCCTTACCTATGGGAGTGGGGGAATGGGCCGTTTTTACACCTACACCCGGCCAGATGGCTCCAGATTCGAATATTTTGCGGCCTTCTGGGAGGGGATGCCAGACCTCAATCTGGATAATACGGATGTGGTAAACGAACTAAAAAGGGTGCTGCAATTCTGGCTCCAAAAAGGGGTGGACGGTTTTCGGTTTGATGCGGCCAAGCACGCCTTTGACCCGAACGAATTTCCCCCCGGCACCCAAACCCTGGCGTTGAATAAAACTTTCTGGAACGATCTGCGCCGTTTTTCCCGGCGGATAAAGCCGGATGTGTACTTTATCGGGGAGATCCTCAGTACCTCCCTTACCGAAGTAAGCTCCTATGCTTCAGTTTTTGATGGCCTTTTCGACTTTCCTACGGCAAACCTCATCTTGAATTCGGTCCGAGGGACAGGCCTTTCTACCTTTTTACAGACCTGTACCACCACCTATCGACAATACCAGCGCTTTTCTGGTTTTGTGCCCTCCCCCCTGCTTTCGAACCATGACCTGGATCGGCCTATGAGCTCCCTGTTGCAAAGCCTTGGGGTAGACGCGGTAAAGGGTTATGCCATTGCTCCCGAGGACCCGGAGCCCATCCGTTCTTCCAAGGCGCTGGCCCTTAAACGGGCAAAATTGGCCGCATCGCTGTACCTTACCCTTCCGGGGCTTCCCTACATTTACTATGGCGAAGAGCTGGGCATGACGGGCCGGCGCTATAAAAATGATGATGTGGCCCGGCGGGATGCCTTTTTGTGGAACGAGGGGGATACGCAATCAACCGTTACCTGGACGAAAACTTCTGGTAAGATTGAACCGGGGCAAAACGCTCTGACGCCCTCGGTCCAGGCCCAGCTAAAGGATCCGCAGAGCCTTTTGCGGCACTATCTGAGGCTCAGTCAGCTCAGGCAGGTAAGCGCCGCAATCCGCCAGGGAACCTTAGCGGCTGTCCCCTGGGCCGGTTTCGATGGTGCATACCTGCTGGCCTGGCTGCGGGAAACCGACGCTCAGCGGGTCCTGGTGCTTCACAACCTTGACACCATACAATGTACGGTAAAGGTCCCCCAGGGGGTACAACTTGCCCTGCTCTGGACGAGCAGCCAGGGGGTAGTGCCCAATAAGGGCCGCCCCGTCCTGACCGCAGGCGAGACACTTTCTCTGGATCCTGCGGAGTCAGCGGTATACGAGGTTATGAAATAG